Proteins from a genomic interval of Flammeovirgaceae bacterium SG7u.111:
- a CDS encoding M20/M25/M40 family metallo-hydrolase, with product MRKQATLLILLLSILSFAGSFAQSTTEDEAVRLLSEYLQIPSVTGNELEAGTFLAQKAAEMGLHIRTFTQEQGRYNFAASLYPLSEGKPNVILLNHIDVVEAGDKSLWKYDPYSGMVANDTVWARGALDCKGLGAMQLAAMEAFVDTAKKADLAYNITLLSVSGEEVGGQNGAEIIINQYLNELNAVVVFGEGGGGMKGVLSADPERPVFGVSVAEKKSLWLKLDLKSKAYGHGAAPPSRYANKTMLASLYALTRRKPKVQFVPANILMLRELGKVETGLKGMALRNAGRGPLNSVLKKKLIADPNTLAISTNTIVITKIMNPPGPANQIANKISATLDCRLLPGVSTEAFLKELKGLLRGFGRKIDVSIIGESVDAPMSNPNDFFIYFKNAIQKNYTDAEVLPMLLPATSDNGFFRAKGIPTFGIMPMLMDNSQFACIHGTNERISVKQYLKGIQVFEDFIYFVMTNKGKVAKSNQ from the coding sequence TTGAGAAAGCAAGCTACACTATTAATTTTACTACTTAGCATTCTCTCTTTTGCAGGGAGTTTTGCGCAATCTACTACTGAAGACGAGGCAGTCAGGCTTCTTTCCGAGTATCTACAGATTCCATCGGTAACAGGAAATGAGCTTGAGGCAGGGACGTTTCTTGCCCAAAAGGCTGCCGAAATGGGGCTTCATATCCGAACTTTTACCCAAGAGCAGGGCAGGTATAATTTTGCCGCTTCACTTTATCCGCTAAGCGAAGGCAAGCCGAATGTGATTTTGTTAAATCATATAGATGTAGTGGAGGCTGGTGATAAAAGTTTGTGGAAATATGATCCTTATAGCGGGATGGTTGCAAATGATACCGTGTGGGCTAGGGGAGCGCTCGATTGCAAAGGGCTTGGTGCAATGCAATTAGCTGCTATGGAAGCTTTTGTTGATACCGCAAAAAAGGCTGATTTAGCTTATAATATAACGCTGTTAAGTGTTTCGGGGGAAGAAGTTGGAGGACAAAATGGTGCAGAAATTATTATAAACCAGTATTTGAATGAATTGAATGCCGTAGTGGTATTTGGCGAAGGCGGAGGAGGAATGAAAGGTGTACTCAGTGCCGATCCTGAAAGACCTGTTTTTGGGGTTTCGGTTGCAGAGAAAAAGAGTTTGTGGCTCAAGCTTGACCTAAAATCGAAGGCGTATGGACATGGTGCAGCACCTCCTAGCAGGTATGCCAACAAAACTATGCTGGCTTCGCTTTATGCACTTACTCGAAGAAAACCGAAGGTGCAATTTGTGCCTGCAAACATCCTAATGTTGCGTGAACTAGGCAAGGTTGAAACTGGGTTAAAAGGAATGGCGCTCAGAAATGCAGGCAGAGGTCCTCTCAATTCTGTACTTAAAAAGAAGCTCATAGCCGATCCAAATACTTTGGCTATTAGTACGAATACTATTGTAATTACCAAAATAATGAACCCTCCAGGGCCAGCAAATCAAATAGCCAATAAAATATCTGCTACGCTCGATTGCCGATTGCTGCCCGGCGTAAGCACAGAAGCTTTTCTGAAAGAGCTAAAAGGGTTGTTGAGAGGGTTTGGGAGGAAAATAGATGTGTCTATTATAGGGGAAAGTGTAGACGCTCCCATGAGTAACCCAAATGATTTTTTCATTTATTTTAAAAATGCTATCCAGAAAAATTATACGGATGCTGAGGTGCTTCCTATGCTTTTGCCTGCTACTTCGGACAATGGCTTTTTTAGAGCAAAGGGCATCCCCACTTTTGGGATAATGCCCATGCTTATGGATAACAGCCAGTTTGCTTGCATTCACGGGACCAATGAAAGGATTTCTGTGAAGCAATACTTGAAAGGCATCCAAGTATTTGAAGATTTCATTTACTTCGTGATGACTAACAAAGGGAAAGTGGCAAAATCTAATCAATAA